From one Fibrobacter sp. UWB5 genomic stretch:
- a CDS encoding glycosyl hydrolase family 5, whose product MKKKLFTLLLSAAAVALICNCGDDAVINADNNNNSNNPIIVTQPSFLYRDGDKNYIIDAYGFVTNEAGDTVALADIATGLIVALDSERTIIAQNVNFAELEILSPTIITEPAWVLHADKNYVIHPMNQHGVNIVTDGSGAAIGSMVFKTDSDGNPTTVGDIVDLEGNVLVGNVDLAELNIYQPNTNLNPTPVPVPVTSSSSNDNPGPGPVVTSSSSVDNPGNSSSSKTNSSSSTPKSSSSAAKSSSSSAKSSSSSAKSSSSNGGSGGCPAIKVKSGGSTGSGWATRYWDCCMPHCSWPEHGGQAKVCDSRGKNPIGNGSGSVCSGGAGAACTSQIPFTVDGCDEYGFAFAAVPASNGGQCGKCFQLTFTGEGHYSSTNGNTRKLKNQNKKLIVMVTNIGGDVNQGQFDIMIPGGGVGQFNGCAGMGWGAQGEQYGGLLSDCEKEHNYNAGKMASCLTEKCNKAFGSDEEAKKGCLFLATWMNAAGNPEHNYVEVECPEVLKKKY is encoded by the coding sequence ATGAAGAAGAAACTTTTTACGCTATTGCTGTCGGCAGCAGCGGTCGCCCTGATTTGCAATTGCGGCGACGACGCCGTGATCAATGCCGACAACAACAATAACAGCAATAACCCCATTATTGTTACCCAGCCCTCTTTTTTGTATAGAGACGGTGATAAGAACTATATCATCGACGCTTACGGCTTCGTGACCAACGAGGCCGGCGATACGGTCGCACTCGCCGATATCGCTACCGGCCTGATTGTCGCCTTGGACAGCGAAAGGACCATTATTGCACAAAACGTCAATTTCGCCGAACTTGAAATTCTGTCTCCGACAATTATCACCGAACCGGCATGGGTTTTACACGCCGACAAGAACTACGTGATTCACCCCATGAACCAGCATGGTGTCAATATCGTTACGGACGGTTCTGGAGCAGCGATCGGCTCTATGGTTTTCAAGACCGATTCTGACGGCAACCCCACGACTGTCGGCGACATTGTCGACTTGGAAGGCAATGTTCTCGTCGGTAACGTCGACTTGGCCGAACTCAACATTTACCAGCCTAACACAAACTTGAATCCGACACCGGTTCCTGTTCCCGTCACAAGCTCTTCGAGCAACGACAATCCGGGTCCGGGCCCTGTCGTTACCTCTTCTAGCTCTGTGGACAATCCGGGCAACTCCAGCTCTTCGAAAACGAATTCTTCGTCCAGCACGCCCAAGTCTTCCAGCTCTGCCGCAAAGTCCTCTTCGAGTTCCGCCAAGTCCAGCAGTTCCTCTGCAAAGAGCAGTTCTTCTAACGGCGGAAGCGGCGGATGCCCGGCTATCAAGGTCAAAAGTGGCGGCTCAACCGGTAGCGGTTGGGCAACCCGTTACTGGGACTGCTGCATGCCCCACTGCTCATGGCCCGAACACGGCGGCCAAGCCAAGGTGTGCGATTCCAGAGGCAAGAACCCCATTGGCAACGGTAGCGGCAGCGTCTGCTCCGGCGGTGCAGGCGCCGCTTGCACAAGCCAGATTCCGTTTACGGTGGACGGCTGCGATGAATACGGCTTTGCATTCGCTGCAGTGCCGGCCTCTAACGGTGGCCAGTGCGGCAAGTGTTTCCAGTTGACCTTCACTGGCGAAGGCCACTATAGTTCCACGAACGGCAACACCAGGAAACTCAAGAACCAGAACAAGAAACTTATTGTCATGGTCACCAACATCGGCGGCGACGTGAACCAAGGCCAGTTCGACATCATGATCCCGGGCGGCGGTGTAGGCCAGTTCAACGGTTGCGCCGGCATGGGCTGGGGCGCGCAAGGCGAACAATACGGCGGCCTCCTCTCCGACTGCGAAAAGGAACACAACTACAACGCAGGTAAAATGGCAAGTTGCCTGACCGAAAAGTGCAACAAGGCCTTCGGCAGCGACGAAGAAGCCAAGAAGGGCTGCCTCTTCCTTGCCACTTGGATGAACGCAGCAGGCAACCCCGAACACAATTACGTGGAAGTGGAATGCCCCGAAGTTCTCAAGAAAAAGTACTAA